The proteins below come from a single Serratia fonticola genomic window:
- the tsf gene encoding translation elongation factor Ts, translating into MADITAALVKELRERTSAGMMDCKKALIESNGDIELAIENMRKSGAIKAAKKAGNVAADGVIKTKIEGNFGMIVEVNCQTDFVAKDGGFQAFADKVLDAAFAGKITDVDVLKAQFEEERVALVAKIGENINIRRIASLEGDVLGSYLHGARIGVLVAATKGADEELVKQLAMHVAASKPEFVKPEDVSAEVVEKEYQVQLDIAMQSGKPKEIAEKMVEGRMKKFTGEVSLTGQPFVIEPSKSVAQVLKEHNTDVTNFIRFEVGEGIEKVEADFAAEVAAMSKQS; encoded by the coding sequence ATGGCTGATATTACCGCTGCCCTGGTAAAAGAACTGCGTGAGCGTACCAGCGCAGGTATGATGGATTGCAAAAAAGCGCTGATCGAATCTAACGGCGACATCGAGCTGGCAATCGAGAACATGCGTAAATCTGGCGCGATCAAAGCGGCGAAAAAAGCAGGCAACGTAGCTGCTGACGGCGTGATCAAAACCAAGATCGAAGGCAACTTCGGCATGATCGTGGAAGTTAACTGCCAGACCGACTTCGTTGCTAAAGACGGCGGTTTCCAGGCTTTCGCTGACAAAGTGTTGGATGCGGCTTTTGCTGGCAAAATCACTGACGTTGACGTGCTGAAAGCGCAGTTCGAAGAAGAGCGCGTTGCGCTGGTGGCAAAAATCGGTGAGAACATCAACATTCGCCGCATTGCTTCCCTGGAAGGCGACGTGTTGGGTAGCTACCTGCACGGTGCTCGCATCGGTGTTCTGGTTGCCGCTACCAAAGGCGCGGATGAAGAGCTGGTTAAGCAGCTGGCAATGCACGTTGCCGCTAGCAAGCCTGAATTCGTCAAGCCTGAAGACGTGTCTGCTGAAGTGGTAGAGAAAGAGTACCAAGTTCAGTTGGACATCGCCATGCAGTCTGGCAAGCCGAAAGAAATCGCAGAGAAGATGGTTGAAGGCCGCATGAAGAAATTCACCGGCGAAGTCTCTCTGACCGGTCAGCCTTTCGTGATCGAACCAAGCAAGAGCGTTGCTCAGGTGCTGAAAGAGCACAACACTGACGTAACCAATTTCATCCGCTTTGAAGTGGGTGAAGGCATCGAGAAAGTTGAAGCTGACTTTGCTGCTGAAGTTGCAGCAATGAGCAAACAGTCTTAA
- the map gene encoding type I methionyl aminopeptidase has translation MAISIKTPDDIQKMRVAGRLAAEVLEIIEPHVKPGVTTGELDRICHEHITNEQQAISACLGYHGFPKSVCISVNEVVCHGIPSDDKVLKDGDIVNIDVTVIKDGFHGDTSKMFIVGKPTILGERLCRITQESLYLALKMVKPGIRLRTLGKAIQQFVEAEKFSVVREYCGHGIGEGFHEEPQVLHYDADDGGVVLQAGMAFTIEPMVNAGDYRIRTMKDGWTVKTKDRSLSAQYEHTIVVTDNGCEIMTLRKDDTIPNIITHEM, from the coding sequence ATGGCAATTTCAATTAAAACACCTGATGACATTCAAAAGATGCGCGTTGCGGGCCGCCTGGCCGCAGAAGTGCTGGAAATCATCGAGCCCCACGTTAAACCCGGCGTCACCACCGGCGAGCTGGACAGGATCTGTCACGAGCATATCACCAATGAACAGCAGGCGATCTCGGCCTGCCTGGGCTACCACGGCTTCCCAAAATCGGTCTGTATCTCGGTGAACGAAGTGGTGTGCCACGGCATCCCAAGTGACGACAAGGTGCTGAAAGACGGGGATATCGTCAATATCGACGTGACCGTAATCAAAGACGGCTTCCACGGCGACACCTCCAAGATGTTCATCGTCGGTAAACCGACCATTCTGGGCGAACGCCTGTGCCGCATCACCCAGGAAAGCCTGTATCTGGCGTTGAAGATGGTCAAGCCGGGTATCCGCCTGCGCACTCTGGGTAAAGCCATCCAGCAGTTTGTTGAAGCAGAGAAGTTCTCCGTAGTGCGCGAATATTGCGGCCACGGCATCGGCGAAGGTTTCCACGAAGAGCCGCAGGTACTGCATTACGATGCCGATGACGGCGGCGTGGTGCTGCAGGCCGGTATGGCCTTCACCATTGAGCCCATGGTCAACGCCGGTGATTACCGCATCCGCACCATGAAAGACGGCTGGACGGTGAAAACCAAAGATCGCAGCTTGTCGGCACAGTATGAGCATACTATTGTGGTGACTGATAACGGCTGCGAGATAATGACGTTGCGCAAGGATGACACCATCCCCAACATCATTACGCACGAGATGTAA
- the pyrH gene encoding UMP kinase translates to MATNAKPVYQRILLKLSGEALQGAEGFGIDASVLDRMAQEVKELVELGIQVGVVIGGGNLFRGAGLAQAGMNRVVGDHMGMLATVMNGLAMRDALHRAYVNARLMSAIPLNGVCDNYSWAEAISLLRNNRVVIFSAGTGNPFFTTDSAACLRGIEIEADVVLKATKVDGVYSADPVKNPDATLYEQITYQDVLERELKVMDLAAFTLARDHGLPIRVFNMNKPGALRRVVMGENEGTLITK, encoded by the coding sequence ATGGCAACCAATGCAAAACCCGTTTATCAGCGTATCCTGCTCAAACTGAGTGGTGAAGCCCTGCAAGGTGCAGAAGGCTTTGGGATCGACGCTAGCGTTTTGGATCGCATGGCTCAGGAAGTAAAAGAGCTGGTCGAGCTGGGCATCCAGGTCGGTGTAGTTATTGGCGGTGGCAATCTTTTCCGTGGTGCAGGTCTGGCACAAGCCGGCATGAACCGCGTAGTGGGCGACCACATGGGAATGCTGGCTACCGTGATGAACGGCCTGGCTATGCGTGATGCACTGCACCGTGCCTATGTGAACGCCCGCCTGATGTCTGCCATTCCGTTGAATGGCGTATGTGACAACTACAGCTGGGCAGAGGCGATCAGCCTGCTGCGTAACAACCGCGTGGTGATTTTCTCCGCCGGTACGGGTAACCCGTTCTTTACCACGGATTCTGCGGCCTGCCTGCGCGGCATCGAAATTGAAGCTGATGTGGTATTGAAAGCGACTAAAGTGGATGGTGTATACTCCGCTGACCCGGTGAAAAACCCGGACGCAACGCTGTACGAACAGATCACCTACCAGGACGTGTTGGAGCGTGAGTTAAAAGTGATGGATCTGGCGGCGTTTACGCTGGCCCGCGATCATGGCTTGCCGATCCGCGTATTCAACATGAACAAGCCGGGCGCACTGCGTCGCGTGGTGATGGGTGAGAACGAAGGTACTCTGATCACCAAATAA
- the rpsB gene encoding 30S ribosomal protein S2 gives MATVSMRDMLQAGVHFGHQTRYWNPKMKPFIFGARNKVHIINLEKTVPMANLALAELTKISSRKGKILFVGTKRAASEAVKEYANGCDQFFVNHRWLGGMLTNWKTVRQSIKRLKDLEIQSQDGTFDKLTKKEALMRTRELAKLENSLGGIKDMGGLPDALFVIDADHEHIAIKEANNLGIPVFSIVDTNSDPDGVDFIIPGNDDAIRAIKLYLTAVSAAIREGRSQDLAVQAEESFVEAE, from the coding sequence ATGGCAACTGTTTCCATGCGCGACATGCTCCAGGCTGGTGTACACTTTGGTCACCAGACCCGTTACTGGAACCCGAAGATGAAGCCTTTCATCTTCGGCGCACGTAACAAGGTTCACATCATCAACCTGGAAAAAACCGTACCAATGGCCAACCTGGCTTTGGCTGAACTGACCAAGATCTCTTCCCGTAAAGGTAAGATCCTGTTCGTTGGTACCAAGCGCGCAGCAAGCGAAGCGGTAAAAGAATATGCTAACGGCTGCGATCAGTTCTTCGTGAACCATCGCTGGTTGGGCGGCATGCTGACTAACTGGAAAACCGTTCGTCAGTCAATCAAACGTTTGAAAGATCTGGAAATCCAGTCCCAAGACGGCACCTTCGACAAGCTGACCAAGAAAGAAGCGCTGATGCGCACTCGTGAACTGGCCAAGCTGGAAAACTCCCTGGGTGGTATCAAGGACATGGGTGGTCTGCCAGACGCTCTGTTTGTTATCGATGCCGATCACGAACACATCGCGATCAAAGAAGCCAACAACCTGGGTATCCCGGTATTCTCTATCGTTGATACCAACTCCGATCCAGACGGCGTTGACTTCATCATCCCTGGTAACGACGACGCAATCCGTGCAATCAAATTGTACCTGACCGCCGTTTCTGCCGCCATCCGTGAAGGTCGTTCTCAAGATCTGGCCGTTCAGGCGGAAGAAAGCTTCGTAGAAGCTGAATAA